The proteins below are encoded in one region of Arthrobacter sp. CJ23:
- a CDS encoding TIM barrel protein — translation MSFRLSVCAEMVYGELPLLDRVRRIHEQGLEVELWDTRGRDIPALAATGARFSSMTGYFGGSVIDPANADEVLASAEKLILTALELGVERMVVHPAELGEGGVAVRPAQRATGEMWLTGLRTLERLGALGAKHGITFALENLNTVLDHPGIPLARAKDTLALVQAVNHPNVKMMLDLYHAQIGEGNLIELVRAAQPWTGEIQVADVPGRCEPGTGEINYPAIAKALNEAGYSGVIGLEASAVGGQGIEAGDAALAAFRAAFS, via the coding sequence GTGAGCTTCCGCCTGTCCGTCTGCGCCGAAATGGTCTACGGCGAGCTGCCCCTGCTCGACCGCGTCCGCCGCATCCACGAGCAGGGACTCGAGGTGGAACTCTGGGATACCCGCGGCCGCGACATTCCAGCACTGGCGGCCACAGGCGCCCGGTTCTCGTCGATGACCGGCTACTTCGGCGGCAGCGTGATCGACCCAGCCAATGCCGATGAAGTCCTGGCCTCCGCGGAAAAGCTGATCCTCACGGCACTGGAGCTCGGAGTCGAGCGCATGGTGGTTCATCCCGCCGAACTCGGCGAGGGCGGTGTCGCCGTCCGGCCTGCGCAACGCGCCACGGGAGAGATGTGGCTGACCGGCCTGCGCACCCTGGAACGGCTGGGCGCACTGGGCGCAAAGCATGGCATCACCTTCGCCCTGGAGAACCTGAACACCGTCCTCGACCACCCGGGCATCCCCCTGGCGAGGGCCAAGGACACGCTGGCACTGGTGCAGGCCGTCAACCATCCCAACGTGAAGATGATGCTGGATCTCTACCACGCGCAGATCGGCGAGGGAAACCTGATTGAACTCGTGAGGGCCGCGCAGCCATGGACCGGCGAAATCCAGGTGGCCGACGTTCCCGGGCGCTGCGAACCCGGGACGGGAGAAATCAACTATCCCGCCATCGCCAAGGCCCTCAACGAGGCTGGTTATTCCGGCGTGATCGGGCTGGAGGCCAGCGCTGTTGGTGGCCAAGGAATCGAAGCCGGGGACGCAGCGCTGGCCGCCTTCCGCGCCGCCTTCTCCTGA